One window from the genome of Microbulbifer pacificus encodes:
- a CDS encoding DUF6689 family protein — MPRLFAYLLGCTLSLPSLATVISSEISENSAKFIIAEGANSVELTLEFESVRGLNEYSAGVDSYTFSPSDPNLLGRLPVGVEPVSAFPVMIIIEPPADGGLIFSGAAEVSVYTHDLNFNSNYRVFKSHEGEVFHDLTAEHEPGSYRARLRTGNFSEWIVVKDNRDPDEVIALKYQRLSDAISSSGLHWRVINSLLSQLSLSQFFWQQGNTRLAIALLDVVTGLLNGLVEPLVIDGLVKPLLGEGLIGSLVDRVWGVTTPVTNVVGDLLGASATLRFSLSQR; from the coding sequence ATGCCACGCCTATTCGCGTACCTGCTCGGATGTACCCTGAGTCTGCCATCACTGGCTACAGTGATCAGCAGCGAAATATCAGAAAACAGCGCCAAATTCATCATTGCAGAAGGGGCCAACTCCGTTGAGCTCACACTGGAATTCGAATCGGTCAGAGGTCTTAACGAATACAGTGCTGGCGTCGATTCATATACGTTTTCCCCCTCCGATCCCAATCTCTTAGGACGCCTGCCTGTTGGAGTCGAACCAGTTTCAGCGTTCCCCGTCATGATAATTATTGAGCCACCAGCCGATGGTGGTCTCATTTTCAGTGGCGCAGCCGAGGTTTCGGTATATACCCACGATCTGAACTTCAACTCCAACTACCGTGTGTTCAAATCCCATGAAGGTGAGGTCTTTCACGACCTGACGGCGGAACACGAACCCGGTTCTTATCGCGCCCGACTCAGGACAGGCAATTTTTCCGAATGGATTGTGGTCAAGGATAACCGGGACCCCGATGAAGTGATCGCGCTTAAATATCAGCGGCTCAGTGACGCGATTAGTAGCAGTGGCCTCCATTGGCGTGTAATCAACAGCCTGCTTTCCCAGTTGAGTCTCTCGCAATTTTTCTGGCAACAGGGAAATACGCGGCTGGCAATCGCCTTGCTGGATGTCGTGACCGGCCTGCTCAATGGCCTGGTTGAGCCACTTGTTATTGACGGCCTGGTGAAACCACTTCTTGGTGAAGGGCTGATCGGATCGCTCGTCGATAGGGTCTGGGGTGTCACAACCCCCGTGACAAATGTCGTGGGCGATTTGCTGGGTGCGAGCGCGACACTCCGGTTTAGTCTTTCACAGAGGTAA
- a CDS encoding DUF11 domain-containing protein yields MKRFFGASALAAVLMVSSTLAFAAVELETRAFTEVTTTDANGSQTVTLEPAERVMPGTEVVFVITYRNGGKELAENLVVNNQVPAEMEYVADTAEGENARVEVSTDGKRFGALETLEVIEVDGSVRAAKASDVVALRWILEGAVAPGASGSVRYRAVLK; encoded by the coding sequence ATGAAAAGATTCTTCGGCGCTTCGGCTCTTGCGGCTGTATTGATGGTTTCCTCGACACTGGCTTTTGCGGCGGTGGAGCTGGAAACCCGCGCCTTTACGGAGGTGACGACCACCGATGCAAATGGTTCGCAGACTGTAACCCTGGAGCCCGCGGAGCGGGTGATGCCGGGGACTGAGGTGGTGTTTGTTATCACCTACCGCAACGGCGGCAAGGAACTTGCGGAAAACCTGGTGGTAAACAATCAGGTACCGGCGGAGATGGAGTATGTGGCCGACACAGCGGAGGGCGAGAACGCCCGCGTCGAGGTTTCCACAGACGGCAAGCGTTTCGGTGCCCTGGAAACCCTGGAGGTTATCGAGGTCGACGGTTCTGTGCGTGCGGCCAAGGCCTCTGATGTGGTGGCGCTGCGCTGGATCTTGGAGGGCGCGGTTGCGCCAGGAGCTTCCGGAAGTGTGCGCTACCGGGCCGTTTTGAAGTAA
- a CDS encoding DUF11 domain-containing protein, with translation MLNKKTLGFLTAFGLLVVGMVPQAFAAGTTAGDTVSNTATVSYDVDGVTQDTVDSNAAEFTVDRIIRMTLDEDDSPVSTAPAASAKVSSYTLTNTSNATLDFKLAVSNVSTAVDTNNGIDTIDGTDLLVYWDENGNGIVDTGESDTVTSLAADGIAKILVVLTVPSTATDGAVIGVLVNATAHESGGGAAVTETTGADTIDSMDTVFGELASPDSIEGNGQITVYGAYVVETATLVVSKTSSVISDPFNNTTNPKFIPGALVEYCIVVTNSSATDADSVVLTDPIPSETTYEAGSVMTGTGAACDSSATDTGFGSTSGSPVDTVSASFGTISSGNPVWISFQVKLN, from the coding sequence ATGTTGAACAAAAAAACACTAGGCTTTTTGACAGCCTTCGGATTACTGGTTGTGGGAATGGTACCGCAGGCCTTTGCTGCCGGCACGACCGCGGGTGACACCGTAAGCAACACCGCGACTGTGTCCTATGATGTCGACGGCGTGACTCAGGATACTGTCGACAGTAATGCTGCTGAGTTTACGGTCGACCGCATCATTCGCATGACTCTTGATGAAGACGATAGTCCGGTGTCCACCGCGCCGGCAGCCAGCGCGAAAGTGTCCAGCTACACCCTGACGAATACTTCCAACGCGACACTGGACTTCAAACTCGCTGTTTCCAATGTTTCGACAGCGGTTGACACTAATAATGGTATCGACACTATAGACGGCACCGATTTGCTCGTATATTGGGATGAAAACGGTAATGGGATCGTTGACACCGGTGAATCGGACACAGTTACCAGCCTGGCGGCCGATGGAATCGCCAAGATCCTTGTAGTGCTCACCGTCCCAAGTACTGCGACGGACGGCGCAGTAATCGGGGTGCTGGTAAATGCAACGGCACATGAATCTGGTGGCGGTGCCGCTGTTACCGAAACGACGGGTGCCGATACCATTGATTCGATGGATACAGTGTTTGGTGAGTTGGCCAGCCCAGACAGTATCGAGGGTAACGGACAGATAACGGTCTACGGCGCTTATGTTGTGGAAACCGCGACCCTTGTCGTAAGCAAAACATCCTCGGTAATTAGCGACCCCTTCAATAACACGACGAACCCGAAGTTTATTCCGGGCGCTCTGGTTGAATACTGCATCGTAGTGACGAACTCCAGCGCAACAGATGCTGATAGCGTAGTCCTAACCGATCCAATCCCGAGCGAGACCACGTATGAGGCCGGCAGTGTTATGACGGGAACCGGGGCAGCTTGCGACAGTTCCGCGACAGATACAGGCTTTGGTTCCACCTCGGGCTCTCCCGTAGATACCGTTTCGGCGTCTTTCGGAACCATATCCAGCGGCAATCCAGTGTGGATTAGCTTCCAAGTAAAGTTGAACTAA